The Erythrobacter sp. F6033 genome window below encodes:
- a CDS encoding Maf family protein: MSDARPSLILASKSASRRAMLDAAGVHYEAIPADVDERAIEAELSGAAPAEIAEALAVAKAAALAPSNPGALVLGSDSLVVAGGQRFDKPTSRENAAEHLRFFSGKVIELHSAAALVRDDTCEWSHTDLASLTVRDLSEEFIEYYLEQEWPEVSYTVGVFRIEAIGVQLFESITGDQFTVLGMPLLPVLGALRERGVLPA, translated from the coding sequence ATGAGTGACGCCCGCCCCTCCCTGATCCTTGCGTCAAAATCGGCCTCTCGCCGCGCCATGCTTGATGCTGCGGGTGTGCATTATGAGGCAATTCCTGCTGACGTTGACGAGCGCGCTATCGAAGCGGAGCTCTCTGGCGCGGCGCCTGCTGAAATCGCCGAAGCTCTGGCCGTGGCAAAGGCGGCCGCCCTCGCCCCGTCCAACCCCGGCGCATTGGTTCTTGGAAGCGACTCGCTCGTTGTCGCTGGTGGTCAGCGTTTCGATAAGCCCACCTCGCGCGAAAACGCTGCCGAGCATCTCCGCTTCTTTTCCGGCAAGGTGATCGAGTTGCACAGCGCCGCTGCATTGGTCCGCGACGACACATGCGAATGGAGCCACACCGATCTTGCCAGCCTAACCGTTCGGGACCTTTCGGAGGAATTCATCGAATACTACCTTGAACAAGAATGGCCCGAGGTAAGCTACACAGTCGGAGTGTTTCGGATCGAGGCGATCGGTGTTCAGTTGTTTGAATCGATCACAGGTGATCAATTTACGGTGCTCGGCATGCCTTTGCTTCCGGTCCTTGGCGCGCTGCGTGAACGTGGTGTCTTGCCAGCATGA